The following are encoded in a window of Aromatoleum petrolei genomic DNA:
- a CDS encoding adenosine-specific kinase, which yields MNLIAVRIEKPEQINFILGQTHFIKSVEDIHEALVNAVPGIRFGLAFCEASGDRLIRWSGTDHAMVLMAQENAQAIGAGHSFIVFLGEGFYPVNVLNAIKQVPEVCRIFCATSNPVEVLLAETGQGRGIIGVVDGSPPLGIEDEQKIDARKKLLRQIGYKL from the coding sequence ATGAACCTGATCGCGGTACGAATCGAAAAGCCCGAGCAGATCAATTTCATCCTCGGCCAGACTCATTTCATCAAGTCGGTCGAGGACATTCACGAAGCACTGGTGAATGCCGTTCCGGGCATCCGCTTCGGGCTCGCGTTCTGCGAAGCCTCGGGCGACCGGCTGATCCGCTGGTCGGGCACCGACCACGCGATGGTGCTGATGGCCCAGGAGAACGCTCAGGCGATCGGCGCGGGCCACAGCTTCATCGTCTTTCTTGGCGAAGGCTTCTATCCGGTCAACGTCCTGAACGCGATCAAGCAGGTGCCCGAGGTGTGCCGGATCTTCTGTGCGACGTCGAATCCGGTCGAAGTCCTGCTGGCCGAAACGGGACAGGGGCGCGGCATCATCGGCGTCGTTGACGGCTCGCCGCCGCTCGGGATCGAAGACGAGCAGAAGATCGACGCACGCAAGAAGCTGTTGCGCCAGATCGGCTACAAGCTTTGA
- a CDS encoding HD-GYP domain-containing protein, translated as MSVTDSWQEFAASAARQAGNLHVASVSDKVRELHLRIRERYPSISRIAVALYDPQMRRLKTFVASNEPGITPLNGYECAIDSVPSLLAIAESGQARVINDLGSLPVSDTTHSRWLHHEGFLSSLTLPIRREDQLLGFLFFDARERDVFTDPVVADLLLYGHLIGMIVTQELATVQMLVGGLRLASQFAHVRDLETGAHLDRMARYSRLIAREIGPAHGKTDDYAENIFLFSALHDIGKVGVPDRILLKPGKLDDAEREEMRRHVIVGLQMAERLISDFGLASLSNIDMLRNIVSAHHERMDGSGYPHGLAGDAIPLEARIVATADVFDALACARSYKPAWTLGNAFEEIRRMSGTQLYAPTVEALLDCREEVEAIYQRFQDAKLEA; from the coding sequence ATGAGCGTCACCGACAGCTGGCAGGAATTCGCCGCATCGGCCGCAAGGCAGGCCGGGAATCTGCACGTCGCATCCGTCAGCGACAAGGTGCGCGAGTTGCACCTGCGCATCCGCGAGCGCTATCCGTCCATCTCACGCATCGCCGTGGCGCTTTACGATCCCCAGATGCGGCGGCTGAAGACCTTCGTCGCCAGCAATGAACCCGGGATCACCCCGCTGAACGGCTACGAGTGCGCGATCGACTCCGTTCCCTCGCTCCTGGCGATAGCAGAGAGCGGACAGGCACGCGTCATCAACGACCTCGGCAGCCTACCGGTATCCGACACGACGCACTCTCGCTGGCTGCACCATGAAGGGTTCCTGTCCAGCCTCACGCTGCCGATCCGGCGCGAGGACCAACTGCTCGGATTCCTGTTCTTCGACGCCCGCGAACGCGACGTCTTCACCGATCCGGTCGTCGCCGACCTGTTGCTCTACGGTCACCTCATTGGCATGATCGTGACGCAGGAACTCGCCACCGTTCAGATGCTCGTGGGCGGGCTGCGGCTGGCGAGCCAGTTCGCCCACGTGCGCGACCTCGAAACCGGTGCCCATCTGGACCGCATGGCGCGTTATTCGCGCCTCATCGCACGCGAGATCGGTCCCGCGCACGGCAAAACGGACGACTATGCGGAAAACATCTTCCTGTTCTCCGCCCTGCACGACATAGGCAAGGTCGGTGTGCCGGATCGCATCCTGCTGAAACCCGGCAAGCTCGACGATGCCGAACGCGAGGAAATGCGCCGGCACGTCATCGTCGGCCTGCAGATGGCCGAGCGCCTGATCAGCGATTTCGGCCTCGCATCGCTGTCGAACATCGACATGCTACGCAACATCGTCAGTGCGCATCACGAACGCATGGATGGCAGCGGCTATCCGCATGGCCTCGCGGGCGACGCCATCCCGCTGGAAGCCCGCATCGTCGCCACGGCCGACGTCTTCGACGCACTCGCCTGCGCGCGCAGTTACAAGCCTGCGTGGACGCTGGGCAATGCCTTCGAGGAAATCCGCCGCATGTCGGGCACCCAGCTCTATGCGCCGACGGTCGAAGCCCTGCTCGATTGCCGCGAGGAAGTCGAAGCGATCTACCAGCGCTTTCAGGACGCGAAACTCGAGGCTTGA
- the treF gene encoding alpha,alpha-trehalase TreF, whose protein sequence is MIDTGLQTSGALFEAVQRARVFEDSKTFPDSVPLAPPERIREEFIALLGDFVRSRFALPEQGADAPVTVGPAPNLAAHIDALWATLTRDADHADAAHGSLIPLPHPYVVPGGRFREIYYWDSYFTMLGLVPSGQFDLVENMVRNFAWLIDTHGHIPNGNRRYFLSRSQPPMFAFMLRLLEQERGVEAVRPWLPSVEREYAWWMARAPIAHTGRATPDRRTVRLPDGALLNRYWDECNAPREESFAEDVELHARAAPSQQDELYRNLRAAAESGWDFSSRWCGEDGRLEGIRTTDLIPVDLNCLLFRIERMLGDWLARQEDRRAVDYRLAAERRRAAIVKHCWNEERGWFFDWSWRDGTQSGCWSLAGVFPLYCGLADEAQAERVARNLAGRFLRAGGLVATLADSREQWDSPNGWAPLQWAAVQGLLDYGYAELAQEVATRFVDLADRVWRRTGKLMEKYDVCDLSLDAGGGEYPVQDGFGWTNGVVRAFIERFGLDAYRRV, encoded by the coding sequence GTGATAGACACCGGACTCCAGACCTCGGGCGCGCTGTTCGAGGCCGTGCAGCGCGCGCGCGTGTTCGAGGATTCGAAGACCTTCCCCGACAGCGTCCCGCTTGCGCCACCGGAGCGCATCCGCGAAGAGTTCATCGCGCTGCTCGGCGACTTCGTGCGCAGCCGATTCGCGCTGCCGGAGCAGGGGGCGGACGCGCCGGTGACTGTAGGGCCGGCGCCAAACCTCGCGGCGCACATCGACGCGCTGTGGGCGACGCTCACGCGCGACGCCGACCATGCCGACGCGGCGCACGGCTCGCTGATCCCGTTGCCACATCCTTACGTGGTGCCGGGTGGGCGGTTCCGCGAGATCTACTACTGGGACAGCTACTTCACGATGCTCGGGTTGGTCCCGTCCGGGCAGTTCGATCTCGTCGAGAACATGGTGCGCAATTTCGCGTGGCTGATCGACACCCACGGCCACATCCCCAACGGCAACCGCCGCTACTTCCTGAGCCGCTCGCAACCGCCGATGTTCGCATTCATGCTGCGCCTGCTCGAGCAAGAGCGGGGGGTCGAGGCGGTGCGGCCTTGGCTGCCGAGCGTCGAGCGCGAATACGCTTGGTGGATGGCGCGCGCGCCCATCGCCCACACCGGCCGTGCCACGCCTGATCGCCGGACGGTGCGCCTCCCCGACGGCGCACTTCTCAATCGCTACTGGGACGAGTGCAATGCGCCGCGGGAGGAGTCATTCGCCGAGGATGTCGAACTGCATGCCCGCGCAGCGCCGTCGCAACAGGACGAGCTCTATCGCAACCTGCGCGCCGCTGCCGAGTCGGGCTGGGACTTCAGTAGCCGCTGGTGCGGCGAGGACGGGCGACTGGAAGGCATTCGCACGACCGACTTGATCCCGGTCGATCTCAATTGCCTGCTCTTCCGCATCGAGCGAATGCTGGGCGACTGGCTCGCGCGCCAGGAGGATCGCCGTGCCGTCGATTACCGGCTCGCGGCCGAGCGCCGTCGCGCGGCGATCGTGAAGCATTGCTGGAATGAGGAGCGGGGCTGGTTCTTCGACTGGTCGTGGCGCGACGGAACGCAGAGCGGATGCTGGTCGCTGGCGGGCGTGTTTCCCCTTTACTGCGGTCTCGCCGACGAGGCGCAGGCCGAACGCGTCGCGCGCAACCTCGCCGGACGCTTCCTGCGCGCCGGTGGACTCGTGGCCACCCTCGCAGACTCGCGTGAACAATGGGATTCGCCGAACGGCTGGGCGCCGCTGCAGTGGGCTGCGGTGCAGGGGCTGCTCGATTACGGATATGCCGAACTCGCGCAAGAGGTCGCGACCCGCTTCGTGGATCTGGCCGACCGGGTGTGGCGCCGCACCGGCAAGCTGATGGAAAAGTACGACGTGTGCGACCTGTCGCTCGACGCAGGCGGCGGCGAGTATCCGGTGCAGGACGGCTTCGGCTGGACCAATGGCGTCGTGCGCGCGTTCATCGAACGCTTCGGCCTCGACGCATACCGGCGTGTCTGA
- a CDS encoding carbohydrate ABC transporter permease — MKLTRQQRVLGRKFWIYLAALIVSVICVFPFYNAILTSLRTGQDLFLTNYLPTTFHWENYVNALGENGVGRSLLNSFVVATVTVGICLLVSITAAFALARVRFRGRKYILFTILCVSMFPQVAVLSGMFELVRFMGLYDSIGSLILSYTTFSLPFTVWVLTTFMRSLPVELEEAAIVDGASLWVIITKVFAPIMGPSLVTTGLLAFIGAWNEFMFALTFIISNDNRTVPVAIGMLQGASQYELPWGHIMAASVVVTIPIIALVLIFQKRIVSGLTAGAVKG; from the coding sequence ATGAAACTCACACGGCAACAAAGGGTGCTCGGGCGCAAGTTCTGGATCTACCTCGCGGCGCTGATCGTCAGCGTGATCTGCGTGTTCCCCTTCTACAACGCGATCCTGACCTCGCTGCGCACCGGCCAGGACCTCTTCCTGACCAACTACCTGCCGACGACCTTCCACTGGGAGAACTACGTCAATGCGCTGGGCGAGAACGGGGTCGGGCGCAGCCTGCTCAACTCCTTCGTCGTTGCGACCGTGACCGTCGGCATCTGCCTGCTGGTGTCGATCACGGCCGCCTTCGCGCTGGCGCGGGTGCGCTTTCGCGGGCGCAAGTACATCCTCTTCACGATCCTGTGCGTGTCGATGTTCCCGCAGGTCGCGGTGCTGTCGGGGATGTTCGAGCTGGTGCGCTTCATGGGGCTGTACGACTCGATTGGCTCCTTGATCCTGTCCTACACCACCTTCTCGCTGCCCTTCACCGTGTGGGTGCTGACGACCTTCATGCGCTCGTTGCCGGTGGAGCTGGAAGAGGCCGCGATCGTCGACGGCGCGAGCCTGTGGGTGATCATCACCAAAGTCTTCGCGCCCATCATGGGGCCGTCGCTCGTGACCACCGGGCTGCTCGCCTTCATCGGTGCGTGGAACGAGTTCATGTTCGCGCTGACCTTCATCATCTCCAACGATAACCGCACCGTGCCGGTCGCCATCGGCATGCTGCAGGGCGCCTCGCAATACGAACTGCCGTGGGGACACATCATGGCCGCGTCGGTGGTCGTGACGATCCCGATCATCGCGCTGGTGCTGATCTTCCAGAAACGCATCGTCAGCGGACTCACGGCCGGTGCAGTGAAAGGCTGA
- a CDS encoding Crp/Fnr family transcriptional regulator, which translates to MPVTAIERETSAPPSVEEHDTGHVCRLLAHVPLLEGLTPEELARFARGVREQHVDRGAVLFHRGDPCHGFHLVLCGQIKLAFTSAEGQEKVIEIMRPGQSFGEAVMFMEKPYFVMAQALTESRLLHIAKSVVFEEMDRDPTFCRRIIAGLSHRLHHLIADVETYSLLSGRERIVGYLLREEESSGEPGLCGRVSIRLPTSKGTIASRLNLTQEHFSRILHELAEAGLIVVEGRTIHIPDIERLRTTGARY; encoded by the coding sequence ATGCCCGTGACCGCAATCGAACGCGAGACCTCGGCCCCGCCCTCCGTCGAGGAGCACGACACCGGGCACGTCTGCCGTCTGCTCGCTCACGTGCCCCTCCTCGAGGGACTTACGCCGGAGGAACTCGCCCGCTTCGCCCGCGGCGTGCGCGAACAGCATGTCGACAGGGGCGCCGTGCTGTTCCATCGCGGCGACCCCTGCCACGGGTTTCACCTCGTGCTGTGCGGCCAGATCAAGCTTGCATTCACGTCCGCCGAAGGCCAGGAGAAGGTCATCGAGATCATGCGCCCGGGCCAAAGCTTCGGCGAGGCGGTGATGTTCATGGAAAAGCCCTACTTCGTGATGGCTCAGGCCCTCACCGAAAGCCGACTGCTGCACATCGCCAAGAGCGTGGTGTTCGAGGAGATGGACCGCGACCCCACCTTCTGCCGCCGCATCATCGCCGGGTTGTCGCATCGCCTGCACCACCTCATCGCCGACGTCGAGACCTATTCGCTCCTTTCCGGCCGCGAACGCATCGTCGGTTATCTGCTGCGCGAGGAGGAAAGCAGCGGCGAACCGGGCCTGTGCGGGCGCGTGTCGATTCGCCTGCCGACCAGCAAGGGCACCATCGCATCACGGCTCAATCTCACGCAGGAACATTTCTCGCGAATCCTGCACGAGCTGGCCGAGGCCGGGCTCATCGTCGTCGAGGGGCGCACCATCCACATCCCCGACATCGAGCGACTTCGCACCACCGGCGCACGCTACTGA
- a CDS encoding nitric oxide reductase activation protein NorD: protein MEEAVGKIWHRLITRAATGNHPDAVVRLKDIERTAGVFFRALGGDPGLRVAAATSDEHGARRGFLARIAGAGDRAARARMDPSTLRLPPEIDAFPEKSLNRDLYLWLAALAAAHEGLEAEGEDEADRDFRRNQFATCAALHAWPGLTPRYRRLVEAYLPKRPKPEKLPPQEAERERAIRRALEAPGTVFVLPAVPQGTPPAHPVLLWLTGSLAPAAGASRRSNADPEQTADGGPPAFEETERRAHRAEQVDMPKEKNGLLLMFRAESLLAIAEFLRINRPADDDPDPNAADAARDLDHLSLSQDKERVASKVRFDLDLPSAAEDDVVLGDGLPLPEWDYRKGVLLEDHVRLVELAARDAQPCPLPEHLRRTAKRLHQQFAALQPGRRWIKAQVDGAELDVDAIVRAQTDRAVGRHPSDQVWLSLEKRERDLACMVLADLSLSTDSWVSSEARVIDVIRDALLLFGEALGATGDRFAIAGFSSVKRSQVRFHRLKDFGDRFDDRIRGRISAIKPGYYTRLGAAIRRASALLADEPAARRILLILSDGKPNDLDLYEGRYGIEDTRIAIAEARKQGLVPFCVTIDREGAGYLPHLFGPAGFAVIRKPEELPAQLPMFYAQLTR, encoded by the coding sequence ATGGAAGAAGCCGTAGGCAAGATCTGGCACCGTCTGATCACCCGCGCCGCGACCGGCAACCACCCCGACGCGGTGGTGCGGCTGAAAGACATCGAACGCACGGCGGGCGTGTTCTTCCGTGCGCTGGGCGGAGATCCAGGCCTGCGCGTCGCCGCGGCAACCAGCGATGAGCATGGCGCACGGCGCGGCTTTCTCGCGCGCATCGCCGGCGCGGGCGATCGGGCCGCGCGCGCGCGGATGGATCCGTCGACGCTGCGGCTGCCGCCCGAGATCGACGCTTTCCCCGAAAAGTCGCTGAACCGCGATCTCTACCTGTGGCTTGCGGCGCTGGCCGCTGCGCACGAGGGACTCGAAGCAGAAGGCGAGGACGAGGCCGACCGCGATTTCCGCCGCAACCAGTTCGCGACCTGTGCGGCGCTCCATGCATGGCCGGGACTTACGCCCCGCTATCGGCGGCTCGTCGAGGCCTATCTGCCCAAGCGCCCGAAGCCCGAGAAGCTGCCTCCGCAAGAAGCCGAGCGCGAACGCGCCATCCGTCGCGCACTCGAAGCGCCGGGCACCGTGTTCGTACTCCCGGCCGTGCCGCAGGGCACGCCACCCGCGCATCCGGTACTGCTGTGGCTCACAGGCTCGCTCGCCCCCGCCGCCGGCGCGTCCCGCCGCAGCAACGCCGACCCCGAGCAGACCGCCGACGGCGGTCCGCCCGCGTTCGAGGAGACGGAACGCCGCGCCCACCGCGCCGAGCAGGTCGACATGCCGAAGGAGAAAAACGGCCTGCTGTTGATGTTCCGCGCCGAGAGCCTGCTTGCGATTGCGGAATTCCTGCGCATCAACCGCCCGGCCGACGACGACCCCGATCCCAACGCCGCCGACGCGGCGCGCGACCTCGACCATCTGTCGCTGTCGCAGGACAAGGAGCGCGTCGCCTCCAAGGTGCGTTTCGACCTCGACCTGCCGTCCGCGGCCGAGGACGACGTCGTGCTTGGCGACGGACTTCCGCTGCCGGAATGGGACTACCGCAAGGGCGTGCTGCTGGAGGATCACGTCCGCCTCGTCGAACTTGCCGCGCGCGACGCCCAGCCCTGCCCCCTGCCCGAACACCTGCGGCGCACCGCCAAACGTCTGCACCAGCAGTTTGCCGCGCTGCAACCCGGTCGCCGCTGGATCAAGGCGCAGGTCGACGGCGCCGAGCTCGATGTCGACGCCATTGTGCGCGCCCAGACCGACCGCGCCGTGGGTCGCCACCCGTCGGACCAGGTGTGGCTGTCGCTGGAGAAGCGCGAGCGCGACCTCGCCTGCATGGTGCTCGCAGACCTCTCGCTATCCACCGACAGCTGGGTATCGAGCGAAGCGCGCGTCATCGACGTGATCCGCGACGCGCTGCTGCTTTTCGGCGAGGCCCTGGGCGCGACGGGCGACCGTTTCGCAATCGCGGGTTTTTCCTCCGTGAAGCGCAGCCAGGTGCGATTCCATCGCCTGAAGGATTTCGGCGACCGCTTCGACGACCGCATCCGCGGTCGCATCAGCGCCATCAAGCCGGGCTACTACACGCGCCTGGGCGCCGCGATCCGCCGCGCGAGCGCCTTGCTGGCCGACGAGCCCGCCGCGCGCCGCATCCTGCTGATCCTGTCGGACGGCAAACCCAACGACCTGGACCTCTACGAGGGCCGCTACGGCATCGAGGACACCCGCATCGCCATCGCCGAGGCGCGCAAGCAAGGGCTCGTGCCCTTCTGCGTGACGATCGACCGCGAGGGTGCGGGCTACCTGCCACACCTTTTCGGCCCTGCCGGTTTCGCGGTGATCCGCAAGCCGGAGGAGCTCCCCGCGCAGCTGCCGATGTTCTATGCCCAACTGACACGGTGA
- a CDS encoding bifunctional diguanylate cyclase/phosphodiesterase yields MTMDEQLSGSEGTAPAPSIANEPEPGRALAVLRVAHAVVRAANEESVLLRDVCRAIVDAAASPFAALTGADAENGMLPRVSSAVREAADEAVEAILAPDDSPWGRAARDALRAGRPFLVPAGNTTILAVLPLCSGPELLGTLQIAWGRGDGIGAASADLLQEAANALAYGIHMLRQADRHAAVEEALRRVNRARKTLSEANRALVRATEEHGLLQDICRIIVEDGGYRFAWVGYALHDDEKNIAVMAQHGIDRDFLDWQRVTWSDGERGHGATGVAIRTGQPSVGRNIRKEAAFAPWREEDLRRGIAAISAFPLRQGEEVLGNLTIAATEEDAFDEAEANLLGELADDLSFGIATLRLRERNREAQETIKRMAEEDALTGLPNRWRLRMRLVDEIDAARARSGPLALLVLGVNHFQEVNETLGYQQGDAMLCEVAARIRRVVHDTSGVARVGESEFAILLPHADAAAASRAAQRLLSELLEPVTIGEIMLDAGASIGIAVFPGHGTEADALIRRANVAMHQARQQGHGHALYTGGRDRECARRLALIGDLHRAIDNGEMRLYCQPKARLSSGELCGVEALVRWEHPQRGTLWPNEFISLAEHSGLISPLTDWVMQAAFRQSYVWRQDGLSVPVAVNLSARDLRDPKLIERVRNHFATWGADPGDIQFELTESALMHDPQGSLECLKRLKDLGSTLFIDDFGTGYSSLAYLQKLPVDAIKIDKSFVQDMLSNSDSDVIVRSTIDLAHDLDLEVVAEGVEDRAGWEHLSAQGCDMAQGYVISEPLRAEAFTAWRSERAWRTLPH; encoded by the coding sequence ATGACGATGGACGAGCAGCTGTCGGGCAGCGAGGGAACGGCGCCGGCACCTTCTATTGCGAATGAGCCGGAACCCGGCCGGGCCCTCGCGGTGCTGCGCGTGGCTCATGCGGTCGTGCGCGCCGCAAACGAGGAGTCCGTGCTCCTGCGCGACGTGTGCCGCGCAATCGTCGATGCGGCCGCAAGCCCCTTTGCGGCGCTCACCGGCGCGGATGCGGAAAATGGCATGCTGCCACGCGTATCGAGCGCCGTCCGAGAGGCTGCGGACGAAGCCGTGGAGGCCATCCTGGCGCCTGACGACTCGCCATGGGGCCGTGCGGCACGCGACGCTCTGCGCGCCGGACGGCCATTCCTCGTTCCGGCCGGCAACACCACGATTCTGGCGGTGCTGCCGCTGTGCTCGGGGCCGGAGCTGCTCGGAACGCTGCAGATCGCCTGGGGACGCGGCGACGGCATCGGCGCCGCGTCCGCGGACCTCTTGCAGGAGGCGGCGAATGCGCTCGCCTACGGAATCCACATGCTGCGCCAGGCCGATCGCCACGCCGCGGTGGAGGAAGCGCTGCGCCGCGTGAACCGCGCACGCAAGACCCTCAGCGAGGCGAACCGCGCGCTCGTGCGCGCCACCGAGGAGCACGGCCTGCTGCAGGACATCTGCCGGATCATCGTAGAGGATGGCGGTTACCGCTTCGCGTGGGTCGGCTACGCCCTGCACGACGATGAAAAGAACATCGCGGTGATGGCGCAGCACGGCATCGATCGCGACTTCCTCGACTGGCAGCGCGTCACCTGGAGCGACGGCGAGCGCGGCCACGGTGCGACCGGGGTCGCGATCCGCACCGGGCAACCCAGTGTCGGCCGCAACATCCGCAAGGAGGCAGCCTTCGCACCATGGCGCGAAGAGGATCTGCGGCGGGGCATCGCTGCAATCAGCGCGTTTCCGCTTCGGCAAGGCGAAGAGGTCCTCGGCAACTTGACGATCGCCGCCACCGAGGAGGACGCCTTCGACGAAGCTGAAGCCAACCTGCTGGGCGAACTGGCCGACGATCTTTCCTTCGGCATCGCCACCCTGCGCCTGCGCGAACGCAACCGGGAAGCGCAGGAGACCATCAAGCGCATGGCCGAGGAAGACGCGCTCACCGGCCTGCCGAACCGTTGGCGGCTGCGCATGCGTCTCGTCGACGAGATCGACGCCGCGAGGGCGCGCAGCGGACCGCTGGCCCTGTTGGTGCTCGGCGTGAACCACTTCCAGGAGGTGAACGAGACGCTCGGCTACCAGCAGGGCGACGCGATGCTGTGCGAGGTCGCCGCGCGCATCCGGCGCGTCGTGCACGACACCTCCGGCGTCGCGCGCGTCGGCGAATCGGAGTTTGCGATCCTGCTGCCGCATGCAGACGCCGCCGCCGCATCGCGCGCGGCGCAACGCCTGCTGAGCGAGTTGCTCGAGCCCGTGACGATAGGCGAGATCATGCTGGACGCGGGGGCCAGCATCGGCATTGCCGTATTTCCCGGACACGGCACCGAGGCCGACGCGCTCATCCGCCGCGCCAACGTCGCGATGCACCAGGCGCGCCAGCAGGGGCACGGGCATGCCCTGTACACCGGCGGGCGCGACCGCGAATGCGCGCGGCGGCTCGCGCTCATCGGCGACCTCCACCGTGCGATCGACAACGGCGAGATGCGCCTCTACTGCCAGCCCAAGGCGCGGCTTTCCAGCGGCGAGCTGTGTGGCGTCGAAGCACTGGTGCGGTGGGAACATCCCCAGCGCGGCACCCTGTGGCCCAATGAATTCATCAGCCTCGCCGAGCACAGCGGACTCATCAGCCCGCTCACCGACTGGGTCATGCAGGCCGCCTTCCGCCAGAGTTACGTCTGGCGCCAGGACGGGTTGAGCGTGCCGGTGGCCGTGAACCTGTCCGCGCGCGACCTGCGCGATCCCAAGCTCATCGAGCGCGTGCGCAACCATTTCGCAACCTGGGGGGCCGACCCCGGCGACATCCAGTTCGAACTCACCGAAAGCGCCCTGATGCACGATCCGCAAGGAAGCCTGGAGTGCCTGAAGCGACTGAAGGACCTCGGCAGCACCTTGTTCATCGACGACTTCGGCACGGGCTATTCATCGCTCGCCTACCTGCAGAAGCTGCCTGTCGACGCGATCAAGATCGACAAGTCCTTCGTGCAGGACATGCTTTCCAACAGCGATTCGGACGTCATTGTCCGCTCGACCATAGACCTCGCGCACGATCTCGACCTCGAGGTCGTCGCAGAAGGCGTCGAGGACCGGGCCGGTTGGGAGCACCTGTCGGCGCAGGGCTGCGATATGGCGCAGGGCTACGTGATCAGCGAACCGCTTCGCGCGGAGGCGTTCACGGCGTGGCGCTCGGAACGTGCGTGGCGCACGCTGCCGCATTGA
- a CDS encoding ABC transporter ATP-binding protein: MAQLTLDKLNKRYGEAAQVIKGIDLQVNSGEFVVIVGPSGCGKSTLLRMIAGLEDISGGDMYIDGVRVNDDTPSERGIGMVFQSYALYPHMNVYENMAFGMQLAKLPKAEIARRVEEAARILQLEPLLQRRPKDLSGGQRQRVAIGRAIAREPKLFLFDEPLSNLDAALRVQMRMEIAALHRRLKSTIIYVTHDQVEAMTLAQRIVVLNRGNVEQVGTPLELYDHPANEFVAQFIGSPKMNLMPATLARAGEAESVVRLWSGKDLVVPIATPASAEGTKVKLGIRPEHIEWGSVAEAPNLADVLFVEHMGNETYHYLDSGKLGEPWVVRDSRRSDIAAGATVGYRLPPEHCHLFDESGRAFARRAIGNGASLPSGMDAPPIMFAEPSRTNVMH; encoded by the coding sequence ATGGCACAACTGACTCTCGACAAACTCAACAAGCGCTACGGCGAGGCCGCCCAGGTCATCAAGGGCATCGACCTGCAGGTCAACAGCGGCGAATTCGTCGTCATCGTCGGCCCCTCGGGTTGCGGCAAGTCGACGCTGCTGCGCATGATCGCCGGCCTGGAGGACATCTCCGGCGGCGACATGTACATCGACGGCGTGCGCGTGAATGACGACACCCCGTCCGAGCGCGGCATCGGCATGGTATTCCAGTCCTACGCGCTGTACCCGCACATGAACGTGTACGAAAACATGGCCTTCGGCATGCAGCTGGCGAAGCTGCCGAAGGCGGAGATCGCGCGGCGCGTCGAGGAGGCGGCGCGCATCCTGCAACTGGAGCCGCTGCTGCAGCGTCGGCCGAAGGATCTGTCCGGTGGCCAGCGCCAGCGCGTGGCGATCGGCCGCGCGATCGCGCGCGAGCCCAAGCTCTTCCTCTTCGACGAGCCGCTGTCCAACCTCGACGCCGCGCTGCGCGTGCAGATGCGCATGGAGATCGCCGCACTGCATCGTCGCCTGAAGTCCACGATCATCTATGTCACGCATGACCAGGTCGAGGCGATGACGCTGGCGCAGCGCATCGTCGTGCTCAACCGCGGCAACGTCGAGCAGGTCGGCACGCCGCTGGAACTCTACGACCATCCGGCCAACGAGTTCGTCGCGCAGTTCATCGGTTCGCCGAAGATGAACCTGATGCCGGCGACTCTCGCGCGCGCCGGCGAGGCCGAGAGCGTGGTGCGCCTGTGGAGCGGCAAGGACCTCGTCGTTCCGATCGCGACGCCCGCGAGTGCCGAAGGCACGAAGGTGAAGCTGGGCATCCGCCCCGAGCACATCGAGTGGGGCAGCGTCGCCGAGGCGCCCAATCTCGCCGACGTGCTGTTCGTCGAGCACATGGGCAACGAGACATACCACTACCTCGACAGCGGCAAGCTCGGCGAGCCCTGGGTCGTGCGCGATTCACGCCGCTCCGACATCGCCGCCGGCGCGACGGTGGGCTACCGCCTGCCGCCGGAGCACTGCCACCTCTTCGACGAGTCGGGCAGGGCCTTCGCACGGCGCGCAATCGGCAACGGCGCAAGCCTCCCCTCGGGCATGGACGCACCGCCGATCATGTTCGCCGAGCCGTCACGCACGAATGTGATGCACTGA